Proteins found in one Lutimonas zeaxanthinifaciens genomic segment:
- a CDS encoding cation transporter has protein sequence MVINTDNVEVSALKIGVLVNLLMAIAGWVAYSVTGSEALLLDGNFSFISSLTTVGAILIIKSKHKRTVVFPYGRYFYESFFTLSKGVLILGLTVAALFQNIIKILDFIEGKSLEKLKTGPILIYMGLMLILCFGTAFFYRFKNKKIKNQSTILSVETKASMIDGYMTIAIGIALVLTTIVPESSEFSFLLYIGDAIIVILMCFFLMRIPFGVIKEGFIELGGGSLQDDKLLKLVDNTIQTYIPDSIKIIKFHASKTGSSHLLLIYAKPQGPEVNVELIESFRLNLFENLEKEMPNPEIEIVLRP, from the coding sequence ATGGTTATAAATACGGATAATGTAGAAGTATCAGCTCTTAAGATCGGGGTCCTTGTCAATTTATTAATGGCCATTGCTGGTTGGGTGGCATATTCCGTAACCGGTTCTGAAGCTTTACTTTTGGACGGAAATTTTTCATTTATATCATCTTTGACGACTGTTGGCGCCATTCTTATCATAAAAAGTAAGCATAAAAGGACCGTTGTATTCCCTTATGGACGTTATTTCTATGAATCCTTCTTCACTTTATCAAAAGGGGTTCTAATTCTTGGCCTTACAGTTGCCGCCCTTTTTCAAAATATTATCAAAATACTGGATTTTATTGAGGGGAAATCACTTGAAAAATTAAAAACCGGACCCATATTGATCTATATGGGTCTCATGCTAATTCTCTGTTTTGGTACCGCGTTTTTTTATCGCTTTAAAAACAAAAAAATCAAGAATCAAAGCACTATTTTAAGTGTAGAAACCAAAGCAAGCATGATCGATGGCTACATGACAATAGCCATAGGGATAGCCCTGGTTCTTACGACCATTGTTCCAGAATCATCTGAATTTTCATTTTTACTTTATATCGGAGATGCAATTATTGTTATTCTGATGTGTTTCTTCCTTATGAGAATTCCATTTGGCGTGATAAAAGAAGGATTTATTGAATTAGGAGGAGGAAGCCTTCAGGATGACAAACTCCTCAAATTAGTAGATAACACTATTCAAACCTATATTCCCGATTCTATCAAAATAATCAAGTTCCATGCTTCGAAGACAGGCAGCAGTCATTTATTGCTTATTTACGCAAAACCGCAGGGCCCTGAGGTCAATGTAGAACTTATTGAAAGCTTTCGATTGAATCTTTTCGAAAATTTAGAAAAAGAAATGCCTAACCCTGAAATAGAAATTGTACTCAGGCCTTAA